A portion of the Corynebacterium rouxii genome contains these proteins:
- a CDS encoding peptide MFS transporter has translation MRLIEQRSIDSKNNRAMFWHHPRMMASVVSIEAWERFSFYGMQAILGFYLYYSIADGGLGIAQKDATALIGAYGALVYLCTFIGGWVGDHLLGAEKTLLSGAFLLVIGHISLSTFPGFYGLAIGLPLIAAGSGLLKTAAITVLGAVYDENPKQRETGFQFFYLGIQVAAFFGPLLTGRLAQQYSFHIGFIAAAFLMIIGITLYVFARSAAMASLCAQTRQRITQPQLTATTTQTIFIVGGSALALFSATFCVATGLVKPVALATFLLALTLGAALLLYASIFRSSEVTPAEKVQLLRYVPIFLASVTFWAIMNQTYGVLAVYSDVRLNRSVGDFLIPAAWLQSLNPFYVFVLSLPLAYLWLRLGDRSPRPATKLSIGVGIAGLGFAILIPYAGGEPNSTPFIVLAISILVTAIGELLIGPIGMAATAQYAPRKYSTQFSAMFFLTMAIGTALSGHISQYYNPDNAQAEARYFIACSATAMVIGVISYMLTRIITTKTQ, from the coding sequence ATGCGATTAATTGAACAGCGTTCAATCGACTCTAAAAACAACCGCGCGATGTTTTGGCACCATCCTCGAATGATGGCATCCGTCGTCAGTATTGAAGCATGGGAACGCTTCAGCTTCTACGGCATGCAAGCGATACTAGGTTTCTATCTTTATTATTCAATTGCCGACGGCGGACTCGGTATAGCCCAAAAAGATGCGACAGCCTTAATCGGAGCATACGGTGCATTGGTATACCTATGCACGTTCATCGGCGGCTGGGTGGGCGACCATCTCCTTGGAGCAGAAAAAACACTTCTGAGCGGTGCCTTCTTGCTCGTTATAGGCCACATTAGCCTATCTACGTTTCCTGGATTTTACGGATTAGCGATAGGTTTACCCCTGATTGCAGCAGGATCCGGCTTACTAAAAACAGCTGCAATCACCGTCCTTGGCGCAGTTTACGATGAAAATCCGAAACAGCGCGAAACCGGCTTCCAGTTCTTTTATCTAGGAATCCAAGTTGCAGCATTTTTCGGCCCGCTCCTTACCGGCCGGTTAGCTCAACAGTATTCCTTCCACATCGGGTTTATAGCAGCAGCCTTCCTCATGATCATTGGTATAACGCTCTATGTTTTCGCACGTTCTGCTGCCATGGCGTCACTTTGCGCACAAACTCGACAACGCATCACCCAACCTCAATTGACAGCCACTACTACCCAAACAATATTCATTGTGGGGGGCAGCGCCCTCGCTTTATTTAGCGCAACATTCTGTGTCGCAACAGGCTTGGTTAAACCAGTAGCCCTTGCAACATTTCTATTAGCACTGACACTGGGAGCAGCTCTGCTTCTCTATGCTTCTATATTTCGTAGCAGTGAAGTCACGCCAGCAGAAAAAGTACAACTGCTACGCTATGTCCCTATCTTTTTAGCATCAGTAACCTTTTGGGCGATTATGAACCAAACCTACGGAGTTTTAGCAGTTTACTCCGATGTACGCCTTAACCGTTCAGTTGGCGACTTCTTAATACCAGCCGCCTGGCTACAATCGCTGAACCCTTTTTATGTGTTCGTGCTTTCACTTCCGCTTGCTTACCTATGGTTACGCCTTGGCGATCGCAGCCCCCGCCCTGCCACCAAGCTTTCGATAGGCGTTGGAATTGCTGGTTTAGGTTTTGCCATTTTAATCCCCTACGCAGGTGGCGAACCTAATTCCACACCATTTATTGTGCTTGCAATCAGTATTCTTGTAACAGCAATTGGTGAACTGTTGATTGGCCCAATCGGCATGGCAGCAACTGCTCAATATGCGCCTCGGAAATACTCCACACAATTTTCGGCGATGTTTTTCCTTACTATGGCGATAGGCACAGCGTTATCAGGTCACATTTCTCAGTACTACAACCCCGACAATGCCCAAGCAGAAGCTCGCTATTTTATAGCATGCTCGGCTACTGCAATGGTTATAGGCGTCATTAGCTATATGCTGACCAGAATAATCACGACCAAGACTCAGTAG
- a CDS encoding adenosylmethionine--8-amino-7-oxononanoate transaminase, whose protein sequence is MFNTDELENNSFAQFDRDHIWHPYGPMPATVAPYVVVATDNTDIILNNGTRLIDGMSSWWAAAFGHGNERLKAAAHRQIDTMSHVMFGGLTHVPAIKLAQQLCDLTDEPLTKVFFSDSGSVAVEVALKMAYQYQLGQGHPERRRMLTWRGGYHGDTFATMSLCDPEGGMHAMWEGRVMDNVFASRPPLWGASSNEISAYIDHLDSLIDSTIAGIIVEPVVQGAGGMRFHAPEVLKGIRQLCDQHRILFIADEIATGFGRTGNLFATQAAKVTPDILCVGKSLTGGFMSLAATITTDAVAESISSAAGGGALMHGPTFMGNPLACAVASEALSIIAEGNWKQQVAEIEDELKKGLAPLASNPTVRHVRVLGAIGVVEMKEPVDMKLATHAAVNAGVWLRPFGRLVYTMPPFVCTHEQIKKISRAIASIVHTEQERFGR, encoded by the coding sequence GTGTTCAATACTGATGAGTTGGAAAATAATTCATTCGCCCAATTTGACCGTGATCATATTTGGCATCCATATGGCCCAATGCCAGCGACGGTTGCTCCCTACGTGGTTGTTGCCACTGACAACACGGACATTATTCTAAACAACGGAACGCGCTTAATCGACGGAATGAGTTCATGGTGGGCTGCCGCTTTCGGGCATGGAAACGAGAGACTCAAAGCGGCCGCTCATCGCCAAATAGACACGATGAGCCATGTCATGTTTGGCGGCTTGACACATGTGCCGGCGATTAAGCTTGCTCAACAATTGTGTGACCTTACTGATGAACCCCTCACCAAGGTTTTCTTCTCTGATTCGGGATCCGTTGCAGTAGAAGTGGCACTAAAGATGGCGTATCAATACCAGCTCGGTCAAGGGCATCCTGAACGGCGTCGTATGCTGACCTGGCGCGGGGGGTATCACGGTGACACCTTTGCCACGATGAGTTTGTGTGATCCAGAGGGGGGAATGCACGCAATGTGGGAGGGGCGCGTGATGGACAATGTTTTTGCGTCTCGACCACCGTTGTGGGGCGCCTCGTCCAATGAAATTTCTGCGTACATAGATCATCTTGATTCGTTGATTGATTCAACTATCGCTGGCATCATCGTTGAACCCGTCGTTCAAGGTGCTGGTGGCATGCGATTCCATGCCCCAGAGGTTCTCAAAGGTATTCGACAGCTTTGTGATCAACATAGAATCTTATTTATCGCAGATGAAATTGCGACTGGTTTTGGTAGAACGGGTAACTTATTTGCCACCCAAGCTGCAAAAGTCACTCCCGACATTCTTTGTGTTGGGAAATCATTAACTGGTGGGTTTATGTCGTTAGCTGCAACCATCACCACGGATGCTGTAGCAGAAAGTATTTCTTCCGCTGCCGGAGGGGGAGCACTGATGCATGGACCAACCTTTATGGGAAACCCATTGGCATGCGCTGTAGCTAGCGAAGCATTAAGCATTATTGCAGAAGGTAATTGGAAGCAGCAGGTTGCAGAAATTGAAGACGAGTTAAAAAAGGGGCTTGCTCCGCTAGCTTCCAACCCCACAGTTCGTCACGTACGGGTCCTCGGAGCAATTGGTGTAGTCGAAATGAAAGAACCTGTCGACATGAAACTTGCTACCCATGCTGCTGTGAACGCAGGTGTATGGCTTCGTCCATTCGGCAGGCTCGTATATACGATGCCGCCATTTGTGTGTACTCATGAACAAATAAAAAAGATTTCGCGTGCAATTGCTTCTATTGTGCATACGGAGCAAGAACGTTTCGGACGTTAA
- the bioD gene encoding dethiobiotin synthase has protein sequence MAIVVVTGTNTDVGKTIASAAVCQHYARQGFRVVPVKPVQTGEPEGSGDAQTIEKLTGMVGKCFARFPEPLAPNLSAQRAGMQQLNLEDIVSKIRELDGPQTVVVVEGAGGLLVRLADTFTIADVAAQLDAPLIVVTSMALGSLNVAELTVEAAHRRGLKVLGLIGGSIPKNPDLATLLNVAEMEKVTGIPLWGSIAEGAGQLSREDFCQLVEDLNLPAMWP, from the coding sequence ATGGCAATCGTGGTTGTAACTGGTACAAACACTGATGTAGGCAAGACAATTGCTTCCGCTGCAGTATGTCAGCATTATGCACGACAAGGATTCCGTGTCGTTCCAGTAAAGCCTGTCCAAACAGGGGAACCAGAGGGTTCAGGCGATGCACAAACCATTGAAAAACTAACCGGAATGGTAGGAAAGTGCTTCGCCCGATTCCCAGAACCACTCGCGCCTAATCTTTCTGCGCAGCGGGCTGGCATGCAGCAGTTAAATCTGGAAGATATAGTTAGTAAAATTCGTGAACTTGATGGACCTCAAACAGTTGTTGTTGTCGAGGGGGCCGGAGGACTTTTAGTTCGTTTGGCTGATACATTTACGATTGCAGATGTCGCGGCGCAACTTGACGCACCGCTCATTGTTGTAACAAGTATGGCGTTGGGCTCACTCAATGTTGCAGAACTCACTGTAGAAGCAGCACATCGACGTGGTTTGAAGGTTTTAGGGCTGATTGGTGGAAGTATCCCAAAAAATCCTGACTTGGCTACTTTGCTTAACGTCGCAGAAATGGAAAAAGTGACTGGCATTCCTTTGTGGGGGTCTATCGCCGAGGGTGCAGGTCAATTGAGCCGCGAAGATTTTTGTCAGCTCGTAGAAGATTTAAACCTTCCTGCTATGTGGCCGTAA
- a CDS encoding cation:proton antiporter, with product MEILIGLLALLFATVIMVAVGDRTGLPWPALLTLVAAGGIFLPWLPEVAIPEEMILPIFIPPLLWALARHSSWASIKRQWRTVVLLSVLLVIITAVTVGLVAYLLVPTLSFAAAVVIGAAISPPDPVAVDAVAEPAGVPRRLSNTLQVEGLFNDAASIVVFNLALSVVQSGHDITWWSALSTFIYSATVAVVIGFVLGTGSAKLHSWMTSSVARNAFTWVIPFATFIAAEELHASGVIAIVIAAIQFNSKSQAGAEDRLSGSAFWQVVELLFTGVAFGLIGISVRDAIHSAGANLWHGVWFGLVLAMTAIAVRALWLYLLYVGNKKAGRRTGAPLRLQEVLLLTWGGMRGLVTLALVLSIPMTTGFAIYRELSIVALTVLLVTMVIPGLTLPALMRVLNLEEGPDAFGDYAREKLFVRARFAARQVLDSYSHDIPEEFMASLRRRFEHDINADEDDDDAMTPEERRKIQERRFALFNKVRLEALYASQAELLRARSERDVDPMIVDEVLFEIDSQIIAAEKSTR from the coding sequence ATGGAGATTCTTATTGGTTTGCTAGCGTTGCTTTTTGCAACGGTCATCATGGTGGCCGTCGGAGACCGAACCGGTCTGCCATGGCCTGCGTTACTTACCTTGGTTGCTGCCGGTGGAATTTTTCTTCCGTGGCTTCCCGAAGTAGCGATTCCTGAAGAGATGATCCTCCCGATTTTTATTCCGCCATTGCTATGGGCACTGGCGCGACATAGCAGCTGGGCGTCGATTAAAAGGCAGTGGCGAACTGTGGTTTTGCTATCCGTATTATTGGTTATTATTACGGCAGTCACGGTTGGCCTTGTTGCGTATTTATTAGTACCAACTCTCTCATTTGCGGCAGCGGTTGTTATTGGCGCAGCCATTTCTCCTCCAGACCCCGTAGCTGTTGATGCTGTTGCAGAACCGGCAGGTGTTCCACGACGGTTATCTAATACGCTTCAAGTTGAAGGCCTCTTTAATGATGCTGCTTCGATCGTAGTTTTTAATTTGGCATTGTCGGTGGTGCAGTCTGGGCATGATATCACTTGGTGGTCTGCGCTATCTACGTTTATATATTCAGCAACGGTCGCCGTGGTTATTGGTTTTGTCTTGGGAACCGGATCTGCAAAACTCCATTCTTGGATGACTTCATCAGTTGCTAGGAATGCATTCACGTGGGTCATTCCGTTTGCTACTTTTATCGCTGCTGAGGAACTGCACGCTTCGGGTGTTATTGCCATCGTTATTGCTGCGATCCAATTCAATTCCAAGAGTCAAGCTGGTGCCGAGGATAGACTGTCTGGATCGGCTTTTTGGCAGGTAGTTGAGCTGCTTTTTACTGGTGTGGCATTCGGGCTCATTGGAATTTCGGTGCGTGATGCGATCCATTCTGCTGGAGCGAACCTGTGGCATGGGGTGTGGTTCGGCCTAGTGCTGGCAATGACTGCCATCGCAGTGCGGGCACTGTGGCTGTACTTGCTCTATGTAGGGAACAAAAAGGCGGGTAGACGAACTGGTGCACCGTTGCGACTCCAAGAAGTGTTGTTGCTAACTTGGGGTGGAATGCGCGGTTTAGTCACTTTGGCGCTCGTATTGTCAATCCCAATGACCACAGGATTTGCGATTTACCGAGAGCTTTCTATCGTCGCACTTACTGTTTTGCTTGTAACGATGGTGATTCCTGGCCTGACACTTCCTGCTCTCATGAGGGTATTAAACCTTGAAGAAGGGCCGGATGCTTTTGGCGATTACGCACGTGAAAAGCTATTTGTTCGCGCTAGATTTGCTGCTCGACAAGTACTGGATTCCTATTCTCACGACATTCCAGAAGAATTTATGGCTTCCTTACGACGTCGCTTCGAACATGATATTAATGCGGATGAAGATGACGACGATGCCATGACGCCAGAAGAGCGTCGAAAGATACAAGAGCGCCGTTTTGCTTTGTTTAATAAAGTACGGCTTGAAGCCTTGTATGCTTCTCAAGCTGAGCTACTCCGAGCTCGAAGTGAACGAGACGTCGACCCGATGATTGTTGATGAAGTTCTATTTGAAATCGACAGCCAGATCATTGCCGCGGAGAAATCAACGAGATAA
- the scpB gene encoding SMC-Scp complex subunit ScpB, with the protein MMTALRSQIESILLVVDQPASVIALARATESAPETVTSVLRSMAQELEDRGSGIEVRESPEGWRLYTAKRNADVVEKFLLDGSHSKLSRAALETLAVVAYRQPATRAQVAAVRGVNVDGVMRTLQLRGLIREVAFNPGTEGPNNGAHRYETTELFLDLLGIDSLERLPDLAPLLPDVDSIDEYF; encoded by the coding sequence ATGATGACAGCACTGAGATCGCAAATTGAATCGATCTTGTTGGTCGTGGACCAACCGGCTTCTGTTATTGCATTGGCACGAGCTACGGAGTCTGCACCAGAAACAGTCACCTCGGTTTTACGTTCGATGGCTCAAGAGCTTGAGGATCGAGGCAGTGGTATTGAAGTCAGAGAATCCCCAGAGGGGTGGCGCCTTTATACTGCTAAGCGTAACGCAGATGTAGTGGAGAAATTCTTATTGGATGGTTCGCATAGCAAGCTTTCACGAGCGGCTTTGGAGACGCTAGCTGTGGTTGCGTATCGCCAGCCAGCAACTCGTGCACAGGTCGCTGCAGTTCGAGGCGTCAATGTTGATGGAGTCATGCGAACGCTCCAGCTCCGTGGCCTAATACGTGAGGTTGCTTTTAATCCTGGCACGGAAGGGCCGAATAATGGTGCGCATCGCTATGAGACTACTGAGTTGTTCCTCGATTTATTGGGAATCGATTCGCTTGAGCGTTTGCCAGACTTAGCTCCACTTTTGCCGGATGTAGATAGTATCGATGAGTATTTTTAA
- a CDS encoding pseudouridine synthase, translated as MNRTARRDGTPEKPRRGSQGDHGKVKRSYAKSQSANSGRPVKQRKQRDSEMLISNARPARHQHVGRREAGDGSTEGVRLQKVLAQAGVASRRHAEILIDAGRVEVNGKIVMTQGMRVNPNVDVIRVDGVRVNVNENLQYFVLNKPRGLQSTMSDDMGRPCVGDIVGERISAGQRLFHVGRLDAATEGLLLLTNDGELANRLMHPRYEVSKTYLATVLGEADKRLVKQLRDGIELDDGPAKADLVQIIDTFQGKSLIRIELHEGRKHIVRRMLKTAGFPVQRLVRTKIHTIQLGEQTPGAIRALNSSELASLYKAVGM; from the coding sequence GTGAATAGAACCGCTCGCCGTGACGGCACACCGGAAAAGCCTCGTCGAGGCTCTCAGGGAGACCACGGAAAAGTGAAACGTAGCTATGCCAAGTCGCAATCGGCAAATTCGGGCCGTCCCGTAAAACAACGTAAACAGCGTGATTCGGAAATGTTGATTTCGAATGCGCGTCCAGCACGTCATCAACATGTGGGTCGTCGCGAAGCAGGAGATGGCAGCACTGAAGGTGTTCGTCTACAAAAAGTCCTTGCTCAAGCAGGTGTTGCATCTCGTCGACACGCTGAGATTTTGATCGATGCCGGCCGCGTTGAGGTCAACGGAAAAATCGTGATGACTCAGGGCATGAGGGTTAACCCAAATGTCGACGTTATCCGCGTTGACGGTGTACGCGTCAATGTTAATGAAAACTTGCAGTACTTCGTTCTCAATAAGCCTCGTGGATTGCAATCGACCATGAGCGATGACATGGGGCGGCCGTGTGTCGGTGACATTGTGGGAGAGAGAATTTCTGCGGGTCAGCGTTTGTTTCACGTGGGTCGTCTCGATGCAGCTACCGAAGGCCTGCTGCTTCTCACTAATGACGGAGAACTCGCCAATCGGTTGATGCATCCTCGATATGAAGTTTCAAAGACTTATTTGGCTACTGTGCTCGGCGAGGCGGATAAGCGCCTAGTTAAGCAATTGCGTGATGGTATCGAGCTTGATGATGGTCCAGCTAAGGCAGATCTTGTCCAGATCATTGATACATTCCAAGGTAAATCGTTGATTCGTATTGAGCTGCACGAAGGCCGCAAGCACATCGTGCGACGTATGCTCAAAACTGCAGGATTCCCAGTTCAACGCCTTGTTCGTACCAAAATTCACACAATTCAGCTTGGTGAACAAACCCCAGGAGCGATCCGCGCACTCAACAGTAGTGAATTAGCTAGCTTGTACAAAGCAGTAGGGATGTAA
- the cmk gene encoding (d)CMP kinase, which translates to MNTSDCTVLSNMPEGGLIVAVDGPSGAGKSTVCRRLASMLEAKYLDTGAMYRVATLHVLRQGINPSDTAVVVQATKELPLTVNDDPASREVILDGEDVSSEIRGRLVTQNVSAVAAILEVRENLVALQRELAATAHRCVVDGRDIGSTVLVDAPVKIFLTASAEVRAQRRYDQDVAAGRQADLATVLADVKRRDELDSNRSVSPLAPASDATVVDTSTLTLDQVVDTLMTLIEKSAERTAR; encoded by the coding sequence ATGAATACATCTGACTGCACTGTACTGAGCAATATGCCTGAGGGCGGGCTGATTGTAGCTGTCGATGGCCCTTCTGGAGCAGGCAAATCTACGGTTTGTCGGCGACTTGCCTCTATGCTCGAGGCAAAGTACTTGGATACTGGCGCTATGTACCGCGTTGCGACGCTTCATGTGTTACGCCAAGGAATCAACCCTAGTGATACCGCTGTGGTAGTCCAAGCCACTAAGGAACTGCCGCTGACCGTCAATGATGATCCGGCTTCACGTGAAGTGATTCTTGATGGGGAAGATGTGTCGAGTGAAATTCGTGGCCGTCTAGTAACACAAAATGTTTCTGCTGTTGCTGCCATCCTAGAAGTTCGGGAAAATCTTGTAGCTCTACAGCGCGAACTGGCAGCTACTGCGCATCGGTGCGTTGTCGATGGTCGCGATATCGGATCGACCGTTCTGGTAGATGCACCTGTAAAAATATTCTTGACTGCCTCGGCTGAGGTGCGCGCACAACGGCGGTATGACCAAGATGTAGCAGCTGGACGGCAAGCAGATTTGGCGACCGTTCTCGCCGACGTGAAGCGTCGTGATGAGCTCGATAGTAACCGATCTGTTTCTCCATTAGCGCCAGCTAGTGACGCAACCGTTGTCGATACTTCTACGTTAACCCTTGATCAAGTCGTCGATACTTTGATGACTC